In the genome of Poecilia reticulata strain Guanapo linkage group LG16, Guppy_female_1.0+MT, whole genome shotgun sequence, one region contains:
- the LOC103478498 gene encoding sialic acid-binding Ig-like lectin 14 yields the protein MMDLKLWFSILMVCGMAESIGSDKDWHISVPSKIPVLQGSCVVIPCEYVYPKTSKIFKTWLGYWKRGNTVVASNFHNFKLTREFHHRTRIKGALESGNCTWQLNHVRKTDTGPFYFKIEIPQYKSFTFSNNKVTLDIYRVPEPPIMSVAVLNKVTATCKVAHVCPSSPPKLFWSHSGMIKTKSKKENKWLWTTKSTITFTPQEADFNKPLNCTVRFHGRKTTKGSVLLTK from the exons ATGATGGATCTGAAATTGTGGTTCTCAATTCTGATGGTTTGTG GGATGGCAGAATCTATAGGCTCAGACAAGGACTGGCACATATCTGTACCATCAAAAATCCCTGTTCTTCAAGGCTCATGTGTTGTCATTCCCTGTGAGTACGTTTACCCCAAgacaagtaaaatatttaagacaTGGTTGGGATACTGGAAGAGAGGAAATACAGTTGTCGCATCAAATTTCCACAATTTTAAACTAACGCGTGAGTTCCACCATCGAACCAGAATTAAAGGAGCCCTTGAAAGCGGCAACTGCACCTGGCAGCTGAATCACGTCAGAAAAACGGACACTGGTCCGTTTTACTTCAAAATTGAAATTCCACAATATAAAAGCTTCACTTTCTCAAACAATAAGGTGACCCTTGACATCTACC GAGTTCCTGAGCCTCCCATCATGTCTGTTGCAGTCCTTAATAAAGTGACTGCCACCTGCAAAGTTGCACATGTCTGTCCATCATCTCCTCCCAAACTCTTCTGGAGCCACTCAGGAATGatcaaaacaaagtcaaaaaagGAGAATAAATGGTTGTGGACAACAAAGTCGACCATCACCTTCACTCCTCAAGAAGCCGACTTCAACAAGCCTTTAAACTGCACAGTGAGATTCCACGGCAGGAAGACTACAAAGGGCTCTGTGCTTCTCACCAAGTAG
- the LOC103478505 gene encoding uncharacterized protein LOC103478505: MQMHILFYLSLIWILLSQDIAKANDDPRWKINVTQTIHATKGSNVIIPCTFEIPPEQNTNVKVYWKTDGKSRCSEKDNDKQAFAFHPDNSCIHPRFRRRTNLTGEASKGNCSLQILNIREGEPSIYLRVSGWSVSYSFKKYHVYIKVDGQNLSSLSHTDDPPVVFTTISAMPDVHDDGRKLYLAIFLPLLGLLIIAAAVVVAYKMHKRSHMMKRQESGYYANFKRTLSTPRKSEPLRKTSNTLVPDAKVIDEPVYMNLETSANQMDQQVGTIDNIYGNVDYTT, encoded by the exons ATGCAGATGCATATTCTGTTTTATCTCAGCCTAATATGGATACTGCTATCACAAGACATCGCAAAAGCTAATG atgaCCCTCGCTGGAAGATAAATGTGACTCAGACCATACATGCAACAAAAGGCTCAAATGTAATCATACCCTGCACATTTGAAATTCCTCcagaacaaaatacaaatgttaaaGTTTACTGGAAAACAGACGGGAAAAGCAGGTGCAGTGAGAAGGACAACGACAAGCAGGCATTTGCTTTTCATCCTGACAACTCGTGCATACATCCACGTTTCCGGAGAAGGACAAACCTGACTGGAGAAGCCAGCAAAGGAAACTGCTCTCTACAAATCCTCAATATTAGGGAAGGTGAACCATCAATCTACCTGCGGGTTTCTGGATGGAGCGTCAGCTACAGTTTCAAAAAGTACCATGTGTACATAAAGGTGGACGGACAGAATTTAA gttCCCTAAGTCACACAGATGATCCCCCAGTTGTGTTTACAACAa TAAGCGCCATGCCTGATGTGCATGACGATGGCAGAAAGCTGTACCTGGCCATCTTTTTGCCACTTCTCGGACTTCTCATCATTGCTGCAGCTGTGGTAGTCGCTTACAAAATGCACAAGAG GTCACACATGATGAAACGTCAGGAATCTGGATATTATGCAAACTTCAAACGGACACTGTCAACCCCACGCAAAAG tGAACCATTGCGTAAAACATCAAATACATTGGTTCCAGATGCAAAAGTCATTGATGAACCTGTTTACATGAATCTGGAG acatcaGCAAATCAGATGGACCAACAAGTGGGAACCATAGACAATATTTATGGAAATGTGGACTATAcgacttag